The following proteins are co-located in the Lagenorhynchus albirostris chromosome 2, mLagAlb1.1, whole genome shotgun sequence genome:
- the PSMD4 gene encoding 26S proteasome non-ATPase regulatory subunit 4 isoform X1: MVLESTMVCVDNSEYMRNGDFLPTRLQAQQDAVNIVCHSKTRSNPENNVGLITLANDCEVLTTLTPDTGRILSKLHTVQPKGKITFCTGIRVAHLALKHRQGKNHKMRIIAFVGSPVEDNEKDLVKLAKRLKKEKVNVDIINFGEEEVNTEKLTAFVNTLNGKDGTGSHLVTVPPGPSLADALISSPILAGEGGAMLGLGASDFEFGVDPSADPELALALRVSMEEQRQRQEEEARRAAAASAAEAGIATTGTEGERDSDDALLKMTISQQEFGRTGLPDLSSMTEEEQIAYAMQMSLQGAEFGQAESADIDASSAMDTSEPAKEEDDYDVMQDPEFLQSVLENLPGVDPNNEAIRNAMGSLASQATKDGKKDKKEEDKK; the protein is encoded by the exons ATGGTGTTGGAAAGCACTATGGTCTG CGTGGACAACAGCGAGTATATGCGGAACGGGGACTTCCTACCCACCCGGCTACAGGCCCAGCAGGATGCCGTCAACATAGTCTGTCACTCCAAGACCCGTAGCAACCCTGAGAACAACGTGGGCCTCATCACACTAGCCAA TGACTGTGAAGTGCTGACCACACTCACCCCTGACACCGGCCGCATCCTGTCTAAGCTCCACACTGTCCAACCCAAAGGCAAGATCACCTTCTGCACTGGCATCCGCGTGGCCCAT CTGGCCCTGAAGCACCGACAGGGCAAGAATCACAAGATGCGAATCATTGCCTTTGTGGGAAGCCCCGTGGAGGACAATGAGAAGGAT CTGGTGAAACTGGCTAAACGCCTCAAGAAGGAGAAAGTAAATGTTGACATTATCAATTTTGGGGAAGAG GAGGTGAACACAGAAAAGCTGACCGCCTTTGTAAACACGCTGAATGGCAAAGATGGAACCGGTTCTCATCTGGTGACAGTGCCTCCTGGGCCCAGCTTGGCTGATGCCCTCATCAGTTCTCCAATTCTGGCTGGGGAAGGCGGTGCCATGCTGGGTCTTGGTGCCAGTGACTTTGAATTTGGAGTGGATCCCAGTGCTGATCCTGAGCTGGCCTTG GCCCTTCGTGTTTCTATGGAAGAGCAGCGGCAGCGGCAGGAGGAGGAGGCGCGGCGGGCAGCTGCCGCCTCTGCCGCTGAGGCCGGAATTGCTACGACTGGGACTGAAGGTGAAAGAG ACTCGGACGATGCCCTGCTGAAGATGACCATCAGCCAGCAGGAGTTTGGCCGCACGGGGCTCCCCGACCTAAGTAGTATGACCGAGGAAGAGCAGATTGCATATGCCATGCAGATGTCCCTCCAGGGCGCAG AATTTGGCCAGGCAGAATCAGCTGACATTGATGCCAGTTCAGCCATGGACACATCTGAGCCCGCCAAG GAGGAGGATGATTATGATGTGATGCAGGACCCCGAGTTCCTTCAGAGTGTCCTGGAGAACCTTCCAGGTGTGGATCCCAACAATGAGGCCATTCGAAATGCCATGGGCTCCCTGGCTTCCCAGGCCACCAAGGATGGCAAGAAGGACAAGAAGGAGGAGGACAAGAAGTGA
- the PSMD4 gene encoding 26S proteasome non-ATPase regulatory subunit 4 isoform X2 — MVLESTMVCVDNSEYMRNGDFLPTRLQAQQDAVNIVCHSKTRSNPENNVGLITLANDCEVLTTLTPDTGRILSKLHTVQPKGKITFCTGIRVAHLALKHRQGKNHKMRIIAFVGSPVEDNEKDLVKLAKRLKKEKVNVDIINFGEEEVNTEKLTAFVNTLNGKDGTGSHLVTVPPGPSLADALISSPILAGEGGAMLGLGASDFEFGVDPSADPELALALRVSMEEQRQRQEEEARRAAAASAAEAGIATTGTEDSDDALLKMTISQQEFGRTGLPDLSSMTEEEQIAYAMQMSLQGAEFGQAESADIDASSAMDTSEPAKEEDDYDVMQDPEFLQSVLENLPGVDPNNEAIRNAMGSLASQATKDGKKDKKEEDKK, encoded by the exons ATGGTGTTGGAAAGCACTATGGTCTG CGTGGACAACAGCGAGTATATGCGGAACGGGGACTTCCTACCCACCCGGCTACAGGCCCAGCAGGATGCCGTCAACATAGTCTGTCACTCCAAGACCCGTAGCAACCCTGAGAACAACGTGGGCCTCATCACACTAGCCAA TGACTGTGAAGTGCTGACCACACTCACCCCTGACACCGGCCGCATCCTGTCTAAGCTCCACACTGTCCAACCCAAAGGCAAGATCACCTTCTGCACTGGCATCCGCGTGGCCCAT CTGGCCCTGAAGCACCGACAGGGCAAGAATCACAAGATGCGAATCATTGCCTTTGTGGGAAGCCCCGTGGAGGACAATGAGAAGGAT CTGGTGAAACTGGCTAAACGCCTCAAGAAGGAGAAAGTAAATGTTGACATTATCAATTTTGGGGAAGAG GAGGTGAACACAGAAAAGCTGACCGCCTTTGTAAACACGCTGAATGGCAAAGATGGAACCGGTTCTCATCTGGTGACAGTGCCTCCTGGGCCCAGCTTGGCTGATGCCCTCATCAGTTCTCCAATTCTGGCTGGGGAAGGCGGTGCCATGCTGGGTCTTGGTGCCAGTGACTTTGAATTTGGAGTGGATCCCAGTGCTGATCCTGAGCTGGCCTTG GCCCTTCGTGTTTCTATGGAAGAGCAGCGGCAGCGGCAGGAGGAGGAGGCGCGGCGGGCAGCTGCCGCCTCTGCCGCTGAGGCCGGAATTGCTACGACTGGGACTGAAG ACTCGGACGATGCCCTGCTGAAGATGACCATCAGCCAGCAGGAGTTTGGCCGCACGGGGCTCCCCGACCTAAGTAGTATGACCGAGGAAGAGCAGATTGCATATGCCATGCAGATGTCCCTCCAGGGCGCAG AATTTGGCCAGGCAGAATCAGCTGACATTGATGCCAGTTCAGCCATGGACACATCTGAGCCCGCCAAG GAGGAGGATGATTATGATGTGATGCAGGACCCCGAGTTCCTTCAGAGTGTCCTGGAGAACCTTCCAGGTGTGGATCCCAACAATGAGGCCATTCGAAATGCCATGGGCTCCCTGGCTTCCCAGGCCACCAAGGATGGCAAGAAGGACAAGAAGGAGGAGGACAAGAAGTGA